The window GTTCGGTTTCGGTACGCACTTCCGCGACGACGGCTGGTTGATCCTCCGTCGAGGTTCGCTGCAGCTGGAGTTCTTCCCCTTCCCCGACCTGGTGCCCGAGCAGAGTTCGTTCATGTGCAGCGTGCGCGTCGACGACGTCGATGGGTTGCACCGCGCGATTCGGGAGTCCGGAGTCGAGGAGCGAAGCACCGGAGCACCGCGGCTGATGCCGGTGCGGATGCAGCCCTGGGGTCTGCGCGCGGGGGCCTTGATCGATGCGGACGGGACTCTGCTGCATCTCATCGAGAACGGTGCGTGACGCCACCGATTCGAGGTCGCTGTTATCCCCACTGCCCCTGTGAGTCCCGGCGAGTGTCGTAGGTTTGTTCTAGTATGTGAGCATGCTCGATAACGATGGCGCTCCGTTCGACGGTGAGGCGCGGCGCGGTGCCGATGGCCTCCCGGCGACCGGGGCAGTCGAGTCGTGGTTCGAGGAGCGGGAGTGGTTCGACGCGGACGGCGATCCTGTCGCGGCGGGGCGTGACGGGTTGGATGCGGTGTCTGATGTGTCGACGTTGATGTCGGTGTTCGCCGCGCAACGGTTCGAGCGGGTGGAGAGTCTGCGTCGGGAGGCGGTGGCCGAGGCTGCGGTGTTCCGGGGGAAGACGACGGAGATCGTGATGCGGTCCCTGCGCCTTGAGCTTGCGACGGTGTTGCAGGTCACGGAGTACATCGCAGAGCGGATGCTGGGCACCGCGGATGGTCTCGTGAACCGGTACCCGTTGATGCTCGACGCACTGTCGCACGCGCGGACGACGGAGCGGCACGCGGACGTGTTCGTGGAGCTGGTCGACCGGGTGGAGCCCGAGCTGCGCGAGCAGGTCGTGCCGCTCGCCGTCGACCTCGCCACCACACACGCGCTCGGGTCATTCCGCCGGTTGCTGCGCAAGCTCGTGGACACGGTGCGGGCGGCGACGCTCAGTGAGCGGCACGCGGAGGCGATCCGGGAGCGGCGGGTGGTGGTGCAACCCGGGGAGGACGGGATGAGCTGGGTGATGCTCTACACCTCCGCGGTGAAAGCCCACGCGGTTCACAACCGCGCGACCGCGATCGCGAACGTCCTCGCCGAGCGGGAAGGCGAGGAACGCACCCTCGACGAGTTGCGCGCGGATGTGATGGTCGACCTCCTCGTCGACGGCGACGTCCCGGCCCACCCCGACGCGGCCCGCGGAATCCGCGCGACGGTCGCGGTCACCGTCCCCGCACTGTCGCTGCTCAATGACGAGCACGCGAACACGGCCCCGGCGGTGGTGGAGGGGGTCGGGCCGATCCCCATCGACCACGCCCGGGAGCTGTGCGGTGGCGCGGGCGGGTGGATGCGGGTGCTCACCCACCCGGAGACGGGGATGGTGCTCTCCGTGGGACGTGACCAGTACCGCACGCCCGCACCGCTCCGGAGACTCGTGGAGTGGCGGGCCGAGACCTGCATGGCACCCGGATGCGGGACCCCCGCCCGCCGGTGCCAGATCGACCATCAACTCGCGTGGGAACACGGCGGCACCACGGAACTATCCAACCTCGCGCCCCTGTGCGTCGGACACCACACGATCAAGCATCACGGTGGGTGGAGGGTCACCCAGATCCCCGACAGTGGCGGATCCCTCGAATGGACATCCCCCGGCGGAAGACGATTCGCCGTGCAACCCGAACGGAAAGTCCCCGTCTTCCGACCCGCACCCGACAACGATCACCCACCCGAATCCACCGCACCCTTCTGACCCGCACCCTTTTGACCCGCACCTCGGGCTCGCGCCCTTCCCGCCTGCATGCGCGGGCGGAAAAACACCGCGACGCCGCCCCCGGCTTCGAATCGGGGCGGCGTCGCGGTTGTGTTTCAGTGTCAGATATTGATCATGTGTCCCGCAAGACCGTGGAACGCCTCCTGCACCGCCTCCGACAGGGTCGGGTGGGTGTGGACGTTGCGGGCGGCCTCGAGGGCGGTGAGGTCCCACTTCTGCGCGAGCGTGAGCTCGGGGAGGAGCTCCGACACGTCGGGTCCGATGAGGTGACCACCGAGCAGCTCGAGGTGCTCGGCGTCGGCGATGAGCTTCACGAAGCCGATGGGCTCGCCGAGGCCGTTCGCCTTGCCATTGGCCGAGAAGGGGAACTTCGCGACCTTGACGTCGTGACCGGCGTCGCGTGCCTGCTGCTCGGTGAGCCCGAAGCTCGCGACCTGCGGAGAGCAGAACGTCGCGCGCGGCATCATGCGGTAGTCGCCGAGCGTCTGAGTCTCGGCCTTTCCGATGGTCTCGGCGGCGACGACGCCCTGCGCCTCGGCCACGTGCGCGAGCTGCAGCTTCGCGGTGACGTCGCCGATCGCGTAGATGTGCGGCACGTTGGTGCGCATGTAGTCGTCGATCGCGATCGCGCCGCGCTCGGTGAGTTCGACACCCGTCTTATCGAGACCGAAGCCCTCGACGCGGGGCGCGAAACCGATGGACATGAGCACGCGGTCGGCGTCGATGGAGCCCTGGGCGCCGTCCTTGCCGGTGTACGTGACGGTGACCTTGTCGCCGGAGTCGACCACGGTCTCGACCTTGGTGGAGGTGAGGATGTCGACGCCGTACTTCTTGTACTGCTTCTGGATCTCCTTCGAGACCTCGGCGTCCTCGTTGGGGAGGGCGCGGTCGAGGAACTCGATGATCGTCACCTTGACGCCGTAGTTCGTCAGCACGTAGGCGAACTCCATGCCGATCGCACCGGCACCGACGACGACGATCGATTCGGGCAGGTCGCGGTTGAGGATCTGCTCCTCGTACGTCACGACGTTCTTGCTGAGCGTCACGCCCGGCAGGAGGCGCACGGTCGAACCGGTCGAGATGATCGCGTTGTCGAAGGTGACCTTCTCGGTCGATCCGTCGGCCTTCGCGACCTCGATGCTGTTCGCATCGAGGAAGGTGCCGCGGCCCTCGTACTCGGTGACCTTGTTCTTCTTCATCAGGTAGTGGATGCCCTTCACGTGGGTATCCGCGACCTTGCGGCTGCGGTCCCAGGCCACGCCGAAGTCGAACGAGACATCGCCCGAGATCCCGAACAGATCCGCCTGCGAGTGGAAGGTGTGAGCGAGGTCGGCGTTGCGGATGAGAGCCTTCGAGGGGATGCAGCCCACGTTGAGGCAGACACCGCCCCAGTACTTCTCTTCGATGATCGCGGTGGACAGTCCGAGCTGGGCGCTTCGCACTGCCGCGACATACCCGCCGGGGCCCGCGCCGAGGATGACGACGTCGTAATGAGGCATGGTTCCAGCCTAGTCGTCGGTCGTCGGCCGGTCGCCCGTCGAGCCCCCGCCGCTGCGGCCCCGGGGACGCAGAACGAGCAGGTACAGCACGACGCCGATCACGGCGAGCACGATGACGACCCCGATGATCCAGGGGAGCGGGCTCGAGGCGGATGCTTCGCTGTCGGGGGCGGTCGTCGTGGTCGGTTCGCTCGTCTCCGCCGGCGTCATGGTCGTCATCGTCGGCTCGGGCGTCTCGGACGCACTGGTCTCGGTCGGTGCGGAGGTCGGGGTCGCGGGTGCGTCGACCGTGAACGCGAACTCGCCCGAGATGGGGTGTCCGTCGCTCGAGACGACGCGCCAGATCACGGCGATCGGGCCGGATGCCGCGCCCGTCAGCGCCTGCGTGACATTGACACCGTCGACGACCGCCGCGCCGTCGATGAGCGACGTGCCCGCAGCATCCGTCACCTCGACCACGTTCGAGCCGCCGTCGCCGAGCAGTTCGGCGCTGAAGGAGAGGGTGATCTCCGTCGGCAGCGCCGTGAGCACGGCGTCGGCCGCCGGGTCGGTCGAAACGAGCTGGTCGTGCGCGAAAACGGGCGACGCGGGAGCGAACACGGCGAACAGGGCGAGGACGGCCGCGGCCACCGCGAACGGTGCACGACGACGGGTGCGCGTAGGAGAGGAAGTCACCCGACCAGCGTATCCGGGGTGCCTGTGCGGGTCTCTGGACACTACTGTCATCCGATAAGGTTTGGGGAGCGAAGGAGGACCTGTGGACGAGACCCGTCGACCCGAGCCGGAGGACGTGCGCCGCGGCTCCGACCCGAGCGCTTCCGAGCGACTCCCGCACGACATGACGCAGACGTTCGGACACGACTCCGACCTGTCGTTCATCCCCTTCGGTGCCGACCTCAGCGAGGCCGAGCTCGA is drawn from Microbacterium hatanonis and contains these coding sequences:
- a CDS encoding bleomycin resistance protein, giving the protein MADHAMPNLPSRDFDATVTFYGAFGFGTHFRDDGWLILRRGSLQLEFFPFPDLVPEQSSFMCSVRVDDVDGLHRAIRESGVEERSTGAPRLMPVRMQPWGLRAGALIDADGTLLHLIENGA
- a CDS encoding HNH endonuclease signature motif containing protein — translated: MLDNDGAPFDGEARRGADGLPATGAVESWFEEREWFDADGDPVAAGRDGLDAVSDVSTLMSVFAAQRFERVESLRREAVAEAAVFRGKTTEIVMRSLRLELATVLQVTEYIAERMLGTADGLVNRYPLMLDALSHARTTERHADVFVELVDRVEPELREQVVPLAVDLATTHALGSFRRLLRKLVDTVRAATLSERHAEAIRERRVVVQPGEDGMSWVMLYTSAVKAHAVHNRATAIANVLAEREGEERTLDELRADVMVDLLVDGDVPAHPDAARGIRATVAVTVPALSLLNDEHANTAPAVVEGVGPIPIDHARELCGGAGGWMRVLTHPETGMVLSVGRDQYRTPAPLRRLVEWRAETCMAPGCGTPARRCQIDHQLAWEHGGTTELSNLAPLCVGHHTIKHHGGWRVTQIPDSGGSLEWTSPGGRRFAVQPERKVPVFRPAPDNDHPPESTAPF
- the lpdA gene encoding dihydrolipoyl dehydrogenase translates to MPHYDVVILGAGPGGYVAAVRSAQLGLSTAIIEEKYWGGVCLNVGCIPSKALIRNADLAHTFHSQADLFGISGDVSFDFGVAWDRSRKVADTHVKGIHYLMKKNKVTEYEGRGTFLDANSIEVAKADGSTEKVTFDNAIISTGSTVRLLPGVTLSKNVVTYEEQILNRDLPESIVVVGAGAIGMEFAYVLTNYGVKVTIIEFLDRALPNEDAEVSKEIQKQYKKYGVDILTSTKVETVVDSGDKVTVTYTGKDGAQGSIDADRVLMSIGFAPRVEGFGLDKTGVELTERGAIAIDDYMRTNVPHIYAIGDVTAKLQLAHVAEAQGVVAAETIGKAETQTLGDYRMMPRATFCSPQVASFGLTEQQARDAGHDVKVAKFPFSANGKANGLGEPIGFVKLIADAEHLELLGGHLIGPDVSELLPELTLAQKWDLTALEAARNVHTHPTLSEAVQEAFHGLAGHMINI
- a CDS encoding copper resistance CopC family protein, whose protein sequence is MTSSPTRTRRRAPFAVAAAVLALFAVFAPASPVFAHDQLVSTDPAADAVLTALPTEITLSFSAELLGDGGSNVVEVTDAAGTSLIDGAAVVDGVNVTQALTGAASGPIAVIWRVVSSDGHPISGEFAFTVDAPATPTSAPTETSASETPEPTMTTMTPAETSEPTTTTAPDSEASASSPLPWIIGVVIVLAVIGVVLYLLVLRPRGRSGGGSTGDRPTTDD